A genomic stretch from Ursus arctos isolate Adak ecotype North America unplaced genomic scaffold, UrsArc2.0 scaffold_21, whole genome shotgun sequence includes:
- the LOC125282629 gene encoding LOW QUALITY PROTEIN: olfactory receptor 6C3-like (The sequence of the model RefSeq protein was modified relative to this genomic sequence to represent the inferred CDS: inserted 1 base in 1 codon), with amino-acid sequence MKNRTVPTEFILXGLSDDPELQIMIFLFLIITYMLSITGNLTIITLTLVDSHLQTPMYFFLRNFSVLETSFTTVCIPRFLGTIITRDKTISYNNCTAQLFFFIFMGITEFYLLTAMSYDRYVAICKPLHYTTIMNKRVCILLVFCAWLAGFLNIFPPVILFLQLDYCGSKVIDHFACDYFPLLQLSCSDTRLLEVIGFYSTIVILLFTLALIILSYMFIIRTILKLPSASQRKKAFSTCSSHMIVISISYGSCIFMYANPSAKEKASLTKGVAILNTSVAPMINPFIYTLRNQQVKQAFKDTMQKVMFFSSK; translated from the exons ATGAAAAACCGCACAGTACCCACAGAATTCATTC CAGGGCTATCGGATGACCCAGAGCTTCAgattatgatttttctcttcttaatcaTCACATATATGTTAAGTATCACTGGAAATTTAACCATCATCACTCTCACCTTGGTTGACTCCCATCTACAGACCCCTATGTATTTCTTCCTCAGGAACTTCTCTGTATTAGAAACATCCTTTACAACTGTCTGTATTCCTAGATTTCTGGGCACAATTATCACCAGAGACAAAACTATTTCATACAATAATTGTACAGCTCAgttgtttttcttcatcttcatggGAATAACTGAGTTTTATCTTCTAACTgccatgtcctatgaccgctaCGTAGCCATCTGTAAGCCCTTGCATTATACAACCATCATGAACAAAAGAGTCTGCATTTTACTTGTCTTTTGTGCTTGGCTGGCAGGATTCTTAAATATCTTCCCACCAGttattctttttctccagttAGATTACTGTGGCTCCAAAGTCATTGATCACTTTGCTTGTGACTACTTTCCGCTCTTGCAATTATCTTGCTCAGACACACGGCTCCTAGAAGTGATCGGTTTTTACTCCACAATAGTGATTCTGCTTTTCACCTTGGCATTAATAATTCTATCTTACATGTTCATCATTAGAACAATTCTGAAACTGCCCTCTGCCAGTCagagaaaaaaggcattttctaCATGTTCCTCACACATGATTGTCATTTCCATCTCTTATGGAAGCTGCATATTCATGTATGCCAACCCTTCCGCAAAAGAAAAGGCATCATTGACCAAAGGAGTGGCTATTCTGAATACTTCTGTCGCTCCTATGATAAATCCATTTATATATACCCTGAGGAACCAGCAAGTAAAGCAAGCCTTTAAGGATACTATGCAAAAGGTTATGTTTTTCTCCAGTAAATGA
- the LOC125282630 gene encoding olfactory receptor 6C1-like: MRNHTEVTEFILLGLSDDPQLQAVIFVFLFITYTLSIMGNLTIITLTLLDPHLQTPMYFLLRNFSLLEVSFTTVSIPKFLGTLITGDKTISFNDCMAQFFFFILLGVTEFCLLAAMSYDRYIAICKPLHYMTIMNPRVCILLVFASWLASFLIIFPLLMLFIQLDYCESNVIDHFTCDYFPLLHLSCSDTKFLELVGFSCAVFTLLFTLALIILSYVYIIRTIVRLPSASQRTKAFSTCSSHMIVISISYGSCIFMYINPAAKDRVSLSKGVAVLNTSVAPMLNPFIYSLRNQQVKRAFMDRARKIVFFSSK; encoded by the coding sequence atgagaaaccacACAGAAGTAACAGAGTTCATCCTCCTGGGCTTGTCAGATGACCCACAGCTTCAGGCGGTGATCTTCGTCTTTCTGTTCATCACCTACACGCTCAGCATCATGGGGAACCTGACCATTATCACCCTTACCCTGCTGGATCCTCACCTCCAGACCCCCATGTACTTCCTCCTCAGAAACTTCTCCTTGCTAGAGGTTTCATTCACAACTGTCAGCATACCCAAGTTCCTGGGCACCCTGATTACAGGAGATAAAACCATTTCCTTTAATGATTGCATggctcagttcttttttttcattctgttgggAGTCACTGAATTTTGCCTTCTGGCTGCCATGTCCTATGACCGTTACATTGCCATCTGCAAACCTCTGCATTACATGACCATCATGAATCCCAGAGTCTGCATACTCCTTGTCTTTGCTTCTTGGCTGGCTTCATTCTTAATCATATTCCCATTACTCATGCTATTCATACAGCTTGATTACTGTGAGTCCAATGTTATAGACCATTTCACCTGTGATTATTTCCCCTTACTACACCTTTCTTGTTCAGACACAAAATTCCTAGAATTAGTGGGTTTTTCCTGTGCTGTGTTTACTCTTCTGTTCACATTGGCATTAATAATTCTGTCCTACGTATATATAATCAGAACGATTGTGAGGCTTCCTTCTGCCAGTCAGAGGACAAAGGCCTTTTCCACGTGTTCATCCCACATGATTGTCATCTCTATCTCCTATGGCAGCTGCATCTTCATGTACATAAACCCAGCAGCAAAAGACAGAGTGTCTCTGAGCAAGGGAGTTGCTGTGCTGAACACCTCAGTAGctcccatgctgaacccctttaTTTACAGCCTAAGGAACCAGCAAGTCAAGCGAGCCTTCATGGACAGGGCAAGGAAGATTGTATTTTTctcaagcaaatga
- the LOC125282626 gene encoding olfactory receptor 6C3 has product MNHTVITEFVLLGLSDDPDLQIVIFLFLFITYLLSVTGNLTVITLTLVDPHLQTPMYFFLRNFSFLEILFTSVCIPRFLGAIITRDKTISYNNCAAQLFFFIFMGVTEFYILTAMSYDRYVAICKPLHYTTIMNRKLCTLLVLCAWLGGFLTIFPPLMLLLQLDYCASNVIDHFACDYFPLLQLSCSDTRLLEVIGFYFALVALLFTLALVILSYMYIVRTILRIPSASQRKKAFSTCSSHMIVISISYGSCIFMYANPSAKERASLTKGVAILNTSVAPMLNPFIYTLRNQQVKQAFKDVVHKVVFSSSK; this is encoded by the coding sequence atgaACCACACAGTGATCACAGAGTTTGTCCTGCTAGGCCTTTCTGATGATCCTGACCTTCAGATTgtgattttcctcttcttatttatCACATACTTATTAAGTGTCACCGGAAACCTGACTGTCATCACCCTAACCTTGGTGGACCCTCATCTACAGACACCGATGTATTTCTTCCTTCGAAACTTCTCTTTCTTAGAAATCTTATTTACATCTGTGTGTATTCCTAGATTTCTGGGGGCAATTATCACCAGGGATAAGACTATTTCCTATAACAACTGTGCAGCCcaactctttttctttattttcatgggGGTGACAGAATTTTACATTCTAACTgccatgtcctatgaccgctaCGTTGCCATCTGCAAGCCCCTTCATTACACCACCATCATGAACAGAAAACTCtgcaccctgcttgtgctctgtgcgTGGCTCGGCGGGTTCCTGACCATTTTCCCGCCCCTTATGCTCCTGCTCCAGCTGGATTACTGTGCTTCCAATGTCATCGATCACTTTGCCTGTGACTATTTTCCCCTTCTACAACTGTCGTGTTCAGATACACGGCTCCTAGAAGTGATTGGTTTCTACTTTGCTTTGGTTGCTTTGCTCTTCACTTTGGCATTGGTGATTTTATCCTACATGTATATTGTCAGAACGATTTTGAGAATCCCATCTGCCAGTCAGAGAaaaaaggctttctccacgtgtTCCTCTCATATGATTGTCATTTCCATCTCTTATGGAAGCTGTATATTTATGTATGCTAATCCCTCTGCAAAAGAAAGGGCATCATTGACAAAAGGAGTAGCTATTCTCAATACCTCTGTtgcccccatgctgaaccccttcatttaTACTCTGAGAAACCAGCAAGTAAAACAAGCCTTcaaagatgtggtccataaagtagtattttcttcaagtaaatga